The genomic stretch GCAGATCGTAGTGTCGTTGTAGGATTAGCTTTTTATTATCTCAGCTTTCAAAACTTTTCAGGATGAATGCTATTCAAAAAATTGTTTTTGCAGGCTATATTATCTTGTTCTGCATATGCTGTTTACCGCTACAGGCACAGCAGAGAAGCGAAATCATATTAAAGATTGAAGATGAACAAACCCATACTCCGGTGATTGGCGCTGCTGTAACGGATGATGGCAGGGAAAATATTCAGATTTCCGATTCTCTTGGGGTGGTGCGATGGGATGGGGTCAAGCATTTTCCTATAGTGCTGCAGGTGTCAGGCATAGGTTATCAATCCCGGCGTATGGCGATTAACGGTTATCCGCAGGATACTTTGCGGGTTATGTTGCATCCTCTGAGCCAGGCATTGCAGCAGGTAGTAATTACTGCGACCCGCATTCCGCAACCCATAGCTGATATCCCCACGCATGTGCAGGTAGTTGATGAAGAAGATATTGAAGAAGGCACAGCTATGTCGCCCGGTAATATTCGGGAGCTGCTTACGGAACTATCGGGCACGCAGGTGCAGCAAACATCTGCCGTTTCGGGCTATGCCAGCATACGGCTGCTGGGGCTGGATGGGATATACACCCAATTGCTAAAAGATGGTTTTCCGTTGTATGGCGGACTGTCTGGCTCTTTAAGCATGTTGCAAATTCCTCCACTCGATTTGCAAAGAGTTGAAGTCATCAAAGGTGCCAGCTCTGCCCTATATGGCGGAGATGCCATTGCCGGCGTGATCAATCTGGTATCGAAGCAGCCAACGTTTACGCCGACCTGGACGATGGTCGTCAATCAGACCCATAAAGGAGGAACGGATCTGGGAAGTTATTTTGCATCCCGCAACCAACGCATAGGTACAACATGGATGGCTGATTATAGCCTCCAGCAACCTTTTGATGTCAATCACGACGGATTTTCGGATCTCCCCTTCCTGAGGCAGTTTACCCTGCAGCCTTCCGGCTATCTGTATTTTCGCGACAGCAGCCAGCTTCGCCTGACCCTGCATGTTTTTCACGAACAACGAAAGGGAGGCGACATGCAGGCATTGAAATCCGGAGCCGACAGCCTGCATCCGTATGTACAGCAAAGCGTGACCTCGCGGGAGGATGCAGAATTGCTCTATCAGCGAAAGATTCACAACGCCATTTTTACGGTCAAAACCAGCGGAGTCACATATCGCAGGCAGCTGAATGCTTTTGTGGGCCGTCAATACGATTCTTATTCAGAAATCAGCTATGCACCTGCATGGAAAAAGAATCACATGGTAGCCGGACTGAATGTGCTGACAGATCATTATCTGCCTGCAGCCGGTGATAGTAGCGCACCACCGTCGTATGATTATCATACTTTAGGTTTGTTTATGCAGGACGACTGGGAAGTATGGCAACCATTCACCGTGGAAGCCGGTTTGCGGCTCGATTGGCACAATGTATACGGACGTTTTCTTTTACCCCGGCTCATGTTGTTGTGGAAGCCTCTGGCAGGCCTTGAACTTCGCAGTGGATTGGGTTGGGGGTACAAAATTCCAGACTTTTTCAATGCACAGGCAGAAGAGAATGGTTATCTGCATGTGGCTGCAGCGTCAGGGGCGCTGCTGCCGGCTCGGGCTTTGAGTATATCAGGCGATGCATATTATCACCGGACATTTACCAACGGACTGAGCCTAAGTTGGGATCAGGGAATCTACATTACCCGCCTGAACCATGCGCTGGTAGATACTGCCCAACAAGCAGGCCTCTCGACCGGAAGCATAGTATTTGCCAATGCGCCGGCACCCATCCTTACCACAGCACTGGAATCGAATGTGCACCTGCAACTTTCGCCCTGGGAGGCTTATTTCGGATATACCTTTATCCATGCTGTGCGCAGGTACGACAAGCTTCATCCTGATTTGCCTCTCACGCCGCGTGGCAGGTTTGTTTCCACGCTGCTATGGCACTGGGACGGAGTGAAATGTGGCATAGAAGCGTTTTATACCGGACATCAGCATCTGGATGGTGGCACGCTTACGCAGGCTTACTGGACATTTGACCTGATGGTTGCCCGGCAATTTTCCCGATTCTTGATCCTGTTGAATGCAGAAAATATCACAGATACCCGCCAATCCCGATGGGGACCTCTTTTCACGGGTTCCCCTGCGCATCCGCAATTCAAGGAAATCTATGCTCCGCTGGATGGCCGTGTGATCAATATCTCAGTGAAATGGGATATTTTGGGTAAGGCAGAGCAGGATGATTAGCTTTTTCATAGCTTTGTAAGCTGTTTTGCGGGCGTTTTGAAAGGGATTGGATATTGTTTCCAGCGGAAGTAGCTCAGTTGGTAGAGCATCAGCTTCCCAAGCTGAGGGCCGCGGGTTCGACTCCCGTCTTCCGCTCATGGCGACAGATGTTTGTTTGAACGCAGAAACTTGTACAAAGCAATCCGGACGGCAGCACATCAACTTCCAAGGCTGAGGGCCGCAGGTTTTCGTTTTATTCCGCTTTGCAATATCTTACCTGATCGGCTTTTCATACCTTTGATTTTCATGGGATACATTGTCATCAGCGGGGGCAGCAAAGGCATCGGGAGAGCCATTGCTTTGCATTTTGCCCGGCAACACTGGCATATAGCCATTTGTGGACGCGATGAAACGGCTCTTCAGGCCGTGTTACAGGAAACCAGAAGGCTACATCCGGGAGGAGAGATGATTGCCGCGCGCGTGGATATGTCTGACAAGGAGCAGGTGTCATCTTTTGCCCGGCTTGTGCAGCAGCGTTTTCCGGCCGTTGATGTGCTGGTAAACAATGCCGGTATTTTTGAACCCGGGGCCGTGCATCAGGAAGCGGAAGGGCAGCTGGAACGTCTGATGGCCAGCAATCTCTACAGTGCCTATTATCTTACGCGTGCTCTGTTGCCTGTGATGATAGCCCGCCGGCAGGGACATATATTCAACATGTGTTCTGTTGCCAGTTTGCAGGCCTATGCCAATGGCGGATCCTACAGTATCAGCAAATTTGCATTGCTGGGCTTTTCCCGCAACCTGCGGGAAGAGTTAAAACCTTATCGGATCAAGGTTACAGCTATTATGCCTGGCCCTACCCTTACCGACTCATGGGCAGGCTATCCAGCACCTGCCACGCGTTTTATCCCTCCGGAGGATATTGCTAGTCTGGTATGGCAGCTGAATTGTTTAGCTCCCCAGACCGTGGTGGAAGAATTGATTGTACGGCCTGTGGAAGGAGATATTCCGGCTGACACATAAGATTTTTTCACCATTTTTAACTTAGCCCTAACAGCCTGTGGCAGCGGCTTTGGATATATTTGTCTGCAGATACAACATGAAACGCGGTATCCTTTACAGCTGGAAAGTGATGCTTTGCTGCGGGTTGTGGCTCTGGGCGGGATGGAAAGCCGCAGGGCAATCTTCACCCGTGCATTTTACCACCCGTGTGCAATCGCATACTGTTGACCTGCATCAGCCTTTTCAGGTACAGTTTGTATTGGAAAATGCCCAGCGCATCACGGCATTTACACCCCCTTCCTTCAGGGGTTTTCAGGTATTGCAAAATTTTCAATCCCAACAAACCAGCATCATCAATGGCCAGGTATCGTCCAGCTATACCGTAACCTATGTGTTGCAGCCATTAAGGGCTGTTAAATTTACCATTGACGGGGCTACAGCCACCGTAGATGGCGCTACCCTTCATTCCAATCCGGTTACCATTCAGGTAATGGCTGGCGTGGCTTCCAACAGCAATGCCGGTAATAGCTCTGCAGCTTCTGTTCCTCAGGCGTCTATGCCTGCTGCGCCGGGCTTTATGCCTCCCGATGAAGGTGAACCGGATCTGGATCAATTTCCGGGTTTGATTCGCAGTGGCGACGATCCGATGGAAGTGATCCGCAAAAATTTGTTTGTGAAGGTAGATGTGGATAAAACGGATGTGTACCAGGGTGAGCAGATTGTGGCTACCTATAAGCTATATACCCGTCTGCAGACAACTTCAGACGTGATGAAGGTGCCGGCTTTCAGTGGTTTTTCCACGCGTGATATTGATTTGCCCAATCCGCCGCAGGCCACCACCGAAATTGTAGATGGCAAACGATACAAAGTATTTACCATCCGCAAAACCATTCTTTTTCCCCTTCAAACGGGTAAGCTGCAGCTGGATCCGGTGGAGATTGACAACCGGGTGCGGCTTTATATCCTCAACAAACCATCGCGGCACGTGCGTCATACGGATCCGCTGGAAGAATTCCTGAAAGACCCTTTCCACTTCAATCCATTTGATGATCCATTTTTTGATGATCCTTTCGGTGGAGGATCGGGTATCACGTATCGGGATTATGACTATCACCTTACCAGCAATCCGGTGACCATTCACGTGAAGCCATTGCCTGAAGAGGGTAAACCCGCAAATTTCACCGGTGCGGTTGGTAATTTTACGGTTACGGCTACGGTGGATAAATCCAGCCTGAGTACCGATGATGCCGGTACGTTAAAGGTAACCATCAGTGGAGCAGGCAATCTGCAAATGATCAGTGCACCGACGGTGAATTTTCCCAGCAGTTTTGACTCCTACGATCCCAGAATTGAAGATAATTTCCAGAAAAACAGCATTCCGTTTGCGGGTTCCCGCAGTTTTGAATATGTCTTCATGCCGCATGCTGCAGGCGATTATACAATACCGGCCATCCGCTTTGCCTATTTTGATCCGCAGGCTAAAGCCTACAAAGAGGTGGAGACTGCTCCTATTGTGCTGCATGTGACTATGGGTAGCCGGGCTTCGACGGCACCGGTTGATTTCAGCCAGCAGCACATGTTGCCCGATCAGCTCGCTCCCATTCACCTGAGTCCGCTGCTCTGGTTGCACAGCGATTTCTCGCTCTGGCAACAATGGTGGTACTGGTTGCTGCTCGTTTTACCGTTGCTAGGCGTATGGCTGTGGTGGCGACAACAACGCCGTTTAGCATGGCTGAGGACAGATGAAGCGTTATGGAAAAATAAACAGGCCAACAAGATAGCCAGGAAGCGTTTGGCAAAAGCTGGAGAACTGCTCCGCCAACAGCAGGAAAAAGCTTTCTATCAGGAAACATCACAGGCGCTCTGGGGCTACCTGAGCCATAAATGCAATATTCCATTTGCAGAACTGAGCCGGGAAAGGGTCAGGGAAACCCTTTTGCAAAAAGCTATACAACCTGAACAAGTAGACGCCTTGTTCCGGTTGCTGGATCGTTGTGAACAAGCGCTGTATGCTCCTACAACCTCGTCGCAAGATATGGCACAGGTATATCAACAGGCTTTGCAATGGATTTCCAGCTTTGAAAGCCAGTTAAAAAAATAGTCATGAAGCAGAGTCGTGCAAAAACAAGGTTTTGGATGAGGATGCTCTGGATAGCAGGGTGTTTGATGGTGGGATGGAGCATGAGCGGATATGCTGAAGATCCGGTGTTAACGAACTTTTCCAGAGCCAATGAATATTTTCAGCAAAAAAAATATGACAGCGCTCTTCAGCTTTACAAAGCATGTATAGACAAAGGCATTGTTTCACCCGATGTGTATTACAATGCCGGATGCGCTGCTTTTGAATCCAGGCATATGGGTGAAGCCGTTTATTATTTCAGAAAAGCGCTGTTGCTGGCACAGGAAAAAGGCTTGCCTACGGCTGATATTGAACACAATCTGCATGTGGCAGAGCAGCAGGTGAAAGATATGCCGGAAACTCTTCCACCTTTGTTTTTTATATCTGCCTGGTATCGGCTGGTTCACATGTTTTCACTCAATACATGGGCTTTACTCATTGTAGTCAATATCTGGATAATGGCTTTGCTGCTGGCGATGCGATGGCTTAGGGGGCAGCATCAATCAGGTGTGAAATATATTTTTGGTGCAAGTATTTGTAGTTTGTTGTTGCTAATAGTGATCACACTAAGTGCTTATCAATCCACCCATCCGCACAAAGCCGCTGTTTGCATTGCACCTCAGGCTGCCCTGTACACAGCCCCCGACAGCCAAAGTGAAGTGATGACACAACTCTCCGGAGGCGTGCCCTGTGAAGTGCTGGATATGGCCGGCAGCTGGTGCAAGATTCAGCTTCCCAACCATATTTCAGGCTGGGTAAAGGCTGAGGCTATCCGACAACTCTGAGTCATATTTTCCTGCTTTTTTGATTTGATCTCCCGCATATACAGCTACCCATTCCATGTTTTTTATCTGATTTATTTTTCGGCAACGTTACCGGGAACGATTGCGTAAAAAAATTCGGCGAAATCGTTGCTGGGAAAGGACAGAGTATGTAGACTTGTCAGAAAAAAATCAGCCAGGCTGATCAAGTTGGTTCTTTTTCATCTGGGATTACCCGCTACTTTTTAAACCTAAAACAGGTATTGCTGTATGAAAAAATGGATATTCCTTTTTGTGTGTACGTTAGGTACACTCGGCGCATGGGCACAAACGGTGCAGCTGCAGGGTCGTGTGACTGATAAAAGCACCGGTCAGCCACTTGTAGGTGTTACGGTACGCCTGCAAAACTCCAATACGGGTGCCGTTACCGATGCACAGGGAAATTTTAGCCTGGAAGTGCCCAGAGCAGCCCAGTATCATCTTGTTTTCAGCTACGTAGGTTATCAGACCCAGACTATTGCTGCCACACCTGGGAGCCGCCTGCAGGTGCAGATGAGTCCTTCCCAGCAATTACTGAATCAGGTGGTGGTGGTGGGTTATGGTACGGTAAACCGGCGCGATCTCACAGCTTCTGTTTCCTCTGTGACAGCCGAGCAGTTAAAAGATGTGCCGATTAATTCGGCTGCCGAGGCTCTTGCTGGCCGACTGGCTGGTGTACAAGTCACCGGCTCAGAAGGATCACCTGACGCCCAGGTGCTAATCCGCGTGCGTGGCGGAGGTTCCATCACGCAGGACAATTCTCCGCTCTATGTGGTGGATGGTGTGATCATGGATAATGCCCTTTCCACGCTTTCCCCACAGGATATTGAATCCATCGATGTGTTGAAAGATGCTTCGGCTACGGCTATTTATGGGGCTCGGGGAGCCAATGGCGTGGTGATTATTACGACCAAAAGCGGTAAAGCCAGTCGCACCACAGTTAGCTATAATGGATTTGTCGGAGTTCAGAAATTGGAAAAGGAACTGAAAGTTCTTGACCCTTATGATTATGTGTTGTATCAATATGAGTGGGCTCAGGGAAGCCAGCAGAATTTGAATAATTTTTACAAGACTTTTGGGCTTTGGAGTGATATTGCACAATACAAGCAAGCCCCGTTTGTAGACTGGCAGGATCAGGTGTTTGGCCGGCCCGCCCTGATGCAAACCCATAATGTGGACATCAACGGCGGAAGTGAAAAAACCCAGGTCAATCTAAGTTTGACCGACAACGAAACCCAGGCCATTATGGAGGGTTCTGATTTTAACCGCAAGCTGTTAAATTTCCGGCTCAATCACCAGGCTACCGATTATCTAAAAGTGGGCTTCAATGTACGGTTTGATAACCAAACCATTGATGGAGCAGGTACCTCCAATCCGGGTAGCAGTGCCACCAATTTCCTGCGCCAGGCCATTCGGTATCCGCCATTTTTATCGCCCGGTACCTCGCTGGATTATTACGATGCCAGCCTGGCCGATAATACCAATGCCAATGGATTATATCTGGTGAATCCCTTGCTACTCATCAAGGCACAATACAAACGCCAGTATCTGACAGTATTGGGATTAAGTGGTTATGCAGATTTGAAGATCACCCAATTTCTCTCTTTCCGTACAACCATGGGTTATACTTATAATTTGCAAAATACCAATCAATATGATGACAGCCTTTCCTATAATTCCAGGTTAAACGGCAATGCCATGCCTATTGCCACCATCAGCAATAACAATTATTTGAGTTTTGATAATTCAAACGTGTTTACCTTTTCAAACAATAAACTTAAAGGTGCATTTCATCAGAATAATCATATTCAGCTGATTGTAGGTCAGGAAACCTATGAAACCAGAAACAAATCATTGGGTATTGTACAGAAATATTTTCCCAATGGCACTTCGCCACAAAAGGCGTTGGGTAATTTAAGCCTTGCAAGCCCACCTGTTGGATTTCAGGAACCCTCGCCAACTTCCAGTGAAGATATCCAGCGCATTCTTTCCTTCTTTTCGCGTGTGATGTATAGTTATAAAGATAAATACCTGGCAACGGCCAGCATCCGTGCAGATGGCTCATCAGTGTTTGCTCCCGGTCGCCAATGGGGTTATTTCCCCGCCGCATCACTGGCTTGGCGCATTTCACAGGAACCCTTTATGCAGGGATTGCAACCCGTGATTTCCGACATGAAACTGCGCTTGAGCTACGGTGAAGCCGGAAATAACCGCATTTCCTCATTTTTATTCCTGACGCAGTTTAATACCAATAACAACTATTATGGGTTGCAAAACCAGCTCACTACAGCCTATGGCCCCGTGGCTTTAGCCAATCCTTATCTGAAATGGGAATCCACCCTGTCGCGTGACATAGGTCTGGATGTATCCCTGTTCAACAGCCGGGTGCAACTTAGTGCTGACTATTACCGGAATAAAACCAAAGACCTGTTGGTAAATGTACGTATTCCGCAAACTTCAGGTTACCTCACACAGATTCAGAATGTAGGTTCCACCAGCAACAACGGATTTGAATTGCAGTTGAATAGCTACATCATTGAAACAAAAGATTTCAGCTGGAATGCAAGTTTTAATATTTCATTCAACCAGAACAAAGTATTGAGCCTGGGCAACCAGACTTTCTTCACTGTGAATTCCGGATGGGCCGGCAGCAACAATCCCGACGATTATATTGTGCAGGTAGGTAAGCCTGTGGGCAGCATGTTTGGATTTGTGAATGACGGATATTATACACTCGATGATTTTAATTACGATAAAACAACCGGTACCTACACATTGAAACCCGGTGTGGTGGATAACAGCAGTATTACCGGAACAGCCCCTCAGCCGGGTACCATCAAGTTTAAAGATCTGAATGGCGATGGGAAAATCACTACCGGATATGCTCAACTGGGTGCCGGTGATGAAACCATTATCGGCAATGCCAATCCGAAATTCTTTGGAGGATTGAATCAGCAGTTTGTATATAAAGGCTTTGACCTAAGCATATTTGTGAATTTCCAATATGGCAACAAGGTATTTAATGCCAACAAACTGGAATTTGCCAGCGGATATACGCCGTATGCCAATCTGCTGGCTATCATGAAGGATCGCTGGCGTATTGTGGACGATCAAGGCAATCTGGTTACCGATCCCGATCAGCTGGCTGCGCTGAATGCCCATGCCAAAATCTGGCAGCCTGTAAAAAGCGCCTATGCTGCATTTGCGCCCCAGTCGTGGGCTGTGGAAGATGGCTCCTTCTTGCGCATCAACAACATCACATTCGGATATACCTTGCCGCAGCGACTCACCAAACGATTCCTGGTCCAGAAATTAAGGGCTTATGTTACGTTGAATAATCTGGTTGTTATCACTCCCTATTCCGGATATGATCCGGAAGTAAATACCCGTCGCGGTACACCGATGACGCCAGGTGTTGACTTTTCAGCTTATCCGCGCAGCAAGGCCTATATTTTTGGTTTGAATGTTACTTTTTAACCTTTTAAAAAAGCATTCGGTTATGAAAACAACCCGCAAATTATATATCGCAGGATTTATCGTGATAGGTATTGTCCTGAGCTCCTGCAAACATTATCTGGATCTGCAACCTATTTCCTCTTTTGGTCCGGAAACCGTATTTGGTACGGTCGATAATGCACGCATGGCCGTGTTGGGCGTATATCAGGAGCTGACTGGTGACCAGGGGTATGGCATTCGTATCAGCATGTATTTTCCCTATGATGATGATACTTATATGGGTGCAAGTGGCGATGGTGATGGTGATCGCCGGGATATTGCAAGATATAATCTTACGCCTGGTAATCTGCAGATTGAGCGCCCGTTTGAACAATTGTATAACGGTATTGAAAGAGCCAATCAATGCATCAAATACATTCCGCAAATGGATTTGTATAACCATGGCACACCTCAGCAGCAGGCAGAATTGCGCAGGTTATACGGAGAGGCATTAACCCTGAGAGCACAATTTTATTTTCAATTGATATTGAATTGGGGCGATGTTCCGGCTCACTGGGTACCTTCGGCAGATGTACAGAATCTGTTTGAAACCAAAACCAGCCGGGACAGTATTTATGATCATATTTTAAATGATTTGCAGCTGGCCGAAACGCTGGTTCCCTGGCGCTCGGAAGTGGCTTCACTGGGAGATCCCAACGACGAACGGATTACGAAAGGAGCAGTCAAAGGCTTACGTGCACGCATTGCTTTATTTGCTGGGGGATACTCGCTTCGCCAGAATGGAAGCATGCAACGGCGTTCTGACTATCTGAAATATTACCAGATAGCCGATACCGAATGCCTGGCCATCATCAATTCCGGCCAACACAGCTTGGATCCGAGTTTTCAGGATCTCTGGCAAAATTGGGTGGACGCACATAAGATTGACCCTTATGGTGAAATCATGTTTCAGGTGGCTATGAGTGGCGGAACAGGCGCTACCGACAGCAAACTGGGATATTACAATGGCCCCCGTGTGGGAGGCAAAGGTAATTCCAGTGTATATCCATTGCCAACTTATTTTTATTCTTTTGATTCACTCGATAGTCGCCGCGATGTAACCATTGCTCCTTACTGGGTGAATGCAGATTATACCATTCAGGCTCAATCAATCAGCAGCCTTTGTGACGGAAAATTCCGCAGAGATTGGATTACCAATCCATCGTTCGGGCCGTCGAACAATGCCCAGTATTTCGGAATCAACTGGCCTATTCTGCGATATGCGGATGTACTGTTGATGTATGCTGAAGCAGAAAACGAAATCAACAATGGTCCTACACCAGCTGCGATCAATGCCTATTTACAGGTGCGTAGAAGAGCCTTTGCCGGTAATCTGCAGCGTGTGGGTACGCCACCTTCCAATAAGGCTGGTTTTTTCCAGGCCATCATGCAGGAACGAGCATGGGAATTTGGTGGGGAGGGCATTCGCAAATATGATCTGATCCGCTGGAATATGCTGGGCACAATGTTAAACAACACAAAAGCTGCTTTGCAGGCCATGGCCAATGGTCAGCCTCCTTATAACAATTTGCCTAACAAAATGTATTACAAGCTGAATTCCACTACGCTGATCTGGGGTAATTCTTTCTATCAGCCCGCACCCAGCACCACTCCATCAGGATATGGAAGCGTAAACTGGGTGAGCTCAAGTATGCTTACTTCCAATAGCCTGAATAAATATGCGGAAGGATTCACACCTGGTAAAACCGAGCTGTTCCCCTTCCCACAGGCTATCATCAGCGCTAATCCCAATCTGGTACAAAATCCAGGATATTGAATGATTATTATCATGAATAATAAAACAATATAGGCTATGAAAAAATATTTTTCCATATACTGGCTTGCAACAGGCATGCTGCTGATCGGTTTGATGAATGCCTGTGAAAAAAAACCGGTGAATCAGTTTTATCCCAGCCGTCTTTTCACACCCACATCTATCAGCATCATTGCCTATGATACATTGGTAAATATCTCCTGGCCAGCATCGCTTTATACCAGTACCATGCATGTTACCTATACAGTGCAAATCGGCCGCGATTCCACATTCCAGTCGGGTGCTGATTTTACATTGGTGGCAGATACCAATTATCTGGTAGTAAGTGATGATACCCTTGCAGATCGGGTGAAGTATTTTGTACGCGTGCGTGCCAATGCTACCGGTGGTGCTGACTCATCTTACTGGGTATATAGCACCAGTTCATTTACCTTAACAGGTGTACAAATATTCGGAACCTTACTGAACTCAGATATTTTAGATAATGCTGTAAGACTAAACTGGACGCCGACGCCAGGAGTAAATCTGATTGTGCTGACAGCCGCCAACGGAGATACGATGCATGTACAGGTGAGCAGTACGGATAACGCCAATGGCATGATCATCGTCAGTGGATTGCAACCAGGTACAACCTACACAGCTCAGATTTTTGCCGGAACCAAAAGCAAAGGACAAATCACCTTTACTACCAAGCCTGCACTGACCGGAAATATCATTGACCTTCGTGGTATTACCGGAAGGCCAACCGTATTGTTTGATACATTGCCGCAAATTCCATCCGGAAGTATTGTATTGCTTGCCCGCGGTCAAACCTATACCATTCCTTCCACTTATACTTTCGATCGTACCGTCACCATCATGAGTGGCATGGGTTTCAGTACACCAGCTGTGTTGTTGTTGAGCAGCAATTTTGATGCAACAGGAAAAATAGATTCAATTCGCTTTTCAGATCTGGTTATTGCAACCAATGGAGCACAGTATCTGATGAATGTAGGCAACACCGCCACAATAGGTACTGTAAGCCTGGTGAATTGTACGACACAGGGTGTATTTACCAATTCCCTGATTCGTTTGAAAACAGCTAATGATACGATCCGAAAATTGTATGTCAACAATTGTATTTTCGACAGCATCGGTATCCAAAACAAATACGCTGTATTCTATGCCAGTGCCAGCTCCAGCGCCATGATTGACAATATTGAAATCCACAACAGTACCTTCTACAACATTTATTATTTCATACGGGAAGACAATGTGCATCCTACTTCCTGCGTAGTGGATCATTGTACATTCAATGCCTTTATCAATCAGGGCGGGTATTTCATTAACTATACCTATTTCCCCGCAAACTTTGTTCTTTCAAACAACATCTTTGGCAGTACGCTGGATCCGACAAATGCAAACTGGATCAAATCCACACCCAATCTCACGGTAACCAATTGTTTCTACACCACCGATTGTGTGTTCAGTGCCAACAGCATATATGGTGCAACGGCCTACAGTGGCTCATCTACAACATTGTTCCGCTCACCTTCTACCGGCGATTTTACTTTGATGGATGCTACCTTCGCAGCCAGTTACAAAGCCGGAGATCCGCGCTGGTTGCCATAAAGCAATCATCTGAAAATCGTTCTTTATGTGGGTGAAAGGTATTTTTGCTCTGGTTGCAGCTGTGGTTTTGCTCTGGGGAAG from Thermoflavifilum aggregans encodes the following:
- a CDS encoding TonB-dependent receptor; amino-acid sequence: MNAIQKIVFAGYIILFCICCLPLQAQQRSEIILKIEDEQTHTPVIGAAVTDDGRENIQISDSLGVVRWDGVKHFPIVLQVSGIGYQSRRMAINGYPQDTLRVMLHPLSQALQQVVITATRIPQPIADIPTHVQVVDEEDIEEGTAMSPGNIRELLTELSGTQVQQTSAVSGYASIRLLGLDGIYTQLLKDGFPLYGGLSGSLSMLQIPPLDLQRVEVIKGASSALYGGDAIAGVINLVSKQPTFTPTWTMVVNQTHKGGTDLGSYFASRNQRIGTTWMADYSLQQPFDVNHDGFSDLPFLRQFTLQPSGYLYFRDSSQLRLTLHVFHEQRKGGDMQALKSGADSLHPYVQQSVTSREDAELLYQRKIHNAIFTVKTSGVTYRRQLNAFVGRQYDSYSEISYAPAWKKNHMVAGLNVLTDHYLPAAGDSSAPPSYDYHTLGLFMQDDWEVWQPFTVEAGLRLDWHNVYGRFLLPRLMLLWKPLAGLELRSGLGWGYKIPDFFNAQAEENGYLHVAAASGALLPARALSISGDAYYHRTFTNGLSLSWDQGIYITRLNHALVDTAQQAGLSTGSIVFANAPAPILTTALESNVHLQLSPWEAYFGYTFIHAVRRYDKLHPDLPLTPRGRFVSTLLWHWDGVKCGIEAFYTGHQHLDGGTLTQAYWTFDLMVARQFSRFLILLNAENITDTRQSRWGPLFTGSPAHPQFKEIYAPLDGRVINISVKWDILGKAEQDD
- a CDS encoding SDR family oxidoreductase yields the protein MGYIVISGGSKGIGRAIALHFARQHWHIAICGRDETALQAVLQETRRLHPGGEMIAARVDMSDKEQVSSFARLVQQRFPAVDVLVNNAGIFEPGAVHQEAEGQLERLMASNLYSAYYLTRALLPVMIARRQGHIFNMCSVASLQAYANGGSYSISKFALLGFSRNLREELKPYRIKVTAIMPGPTLTDSWAGYPAPATRFIPPEDIASLVWQLNCLAPQTVVEELIVRPVEGDIPADT
- a CDS encoding BatD family protein; amino-acid sequence: MKRGILYSWKVMLCCGLWLWAGWKAAGQSSPVHFTTRVQSHTVDLHQPFQVQFVLENAQRITAFTPPSFRGFQVLQNFQSQQTSIINGQVSSSYTVTYVLQPLRAVKFTIDGATATVDGATLHSNPVTIQVMAGVASNSNAGNSSAASVPQASMPAAPGFMPPDEGEPDLDQFPGLIRSGDDPMEVIRKNLFVKVDVDKTDVYQGEQIVATYKLYTRLQTTSDVMKVPAFSGFSTRDIDLPNPPQATTEIVDGKRYKVFTIRKTILFPLQTGKLQLDPVEIDNRVRLYILNKPSRHVRHTDPLEEFLKDPFHFNPFDDPFFDDPFGGGSGITYRDYDYHLTSNPVTIHVKPLPEEGKPANFTGAVGNFTVTATVDKSSLSTDDAGTLKVTISGAGNLQMISAPTVNFPSSFDSYDPRIEDNFQKNSIPFAGSRSFEYVFMPHAAGDYTIPAIRFAYFDPQAKAYKEVETAPIVLHVTMGSRASTAPVDFSQQHMLPDQLAPIHLSPLLWLHSDFSLWQQWWYWLLLVLPLLGVWLWWRQQRRLAWLRTDEALWKNKQANKIARKRLAKAGELLRQQQEKAFYQETSQALWGYLSHKCNIPFAELSRERVRETLLQKAIQPEQVDALFRLLDRCEQALYAPTTSSQDMAQVYQQALQWISSFESQLKK
- a CDS encoding SH3 domain-containing protein encodes the protein MRMLWIAGCLMVGWSMSGYAEDPVLTNFSRANEYFQQKKYDSALQLYKACIDKGIVSPDVYYNAGCAAFESRHMGEAVYYFRKALLLAQEKGLPTADIEHNLHVAEQQVKDMPETLPPLFFISAWYRLVHMFSLNTWALLIVVNIWIMALLLAMRWLRGQHQSGVKYIFGASICSLLLLIVITLSAYQSTHPHKAAVCIAPQAALYTAPDSQSEVMTQLSGGVPCEVLDMAGSWCKIQLPNHISGWVKAEAIRQL